A genomic region of Stenotrophomonas sp. NA06056 contains the following coding sequences:
- a CDS encoding TolC family protein codes for MSVRRRAALPRIVLGAGVLLASMMLVGCMSVPVPDLPDRTPAVWSQPAPAQGVAVDARQWWKVLADARLNALVDEAIAGNLDLQQATLRLQAVRLVSGTSDARFRPEITASAKQVQDAAAVDTYFHAGVEAIWDLGLFGAAESARLGAQAANGNAEALRGAAQVAVIADVVRSYLDLSVAQAQADLLGKQLAVDARGEQLALVRQRLHLDEPGELDRLRARQAATRAAIAQADESAGNAARALALLLGREGPDPAWNAYRTPPQLSAFTLREVPADLLRHRPQILLAEADVLQATAEKGSARAAMFPRLSLGGSILYAYNLTQNARSNSDSSPSIGPYIDIPLWDWGQRRARYQSDNKQLDAALLGYRQAVLQGVAEVEGALGSLARQDSSIRSLQVADEATRQQVARQARQVQLGLSSEFDGLDSQRAALSAHADLIGAQGARVLAFASLYRAVGGAPLPVEPEGEAQ; via the coding sequence ATGTCCGTTCGACGGCGTGCCGCGCTGCCCCGCATCGTGCTGGGAGCAGGCGTGCTGCTGGCCAGCATGATGCTGGTCGGCTGCATGTCGGTGCCCGTTCCGGACCTGCCCGACCGCACGCCAGCGGTCTGGAGCCAGCCCGCCCCTGCACAGGGCGTGGCGGTTGATGCGCGGCAGTGGTGGAAGGTGCTGGCCGATGCGCGCCTGAACGCCTTGGTGGACGAGGCGATCGCCGGCAATCTGGACCTGCAGCAGGCCACCCTGCGGCTGCAGGCGGTACGCCTGGTATCCGGCACCTCCGATGCGCGTTTCCGTCCGGAGATAACGGCCAGCGCCAAGCAGGTGCAGGACGCTGCTGCGGTCGACACCTACTTCCATGCAGGCGTCGAAGCGATCTGGGATCTTGGCCTGTTTGGCGCAGCGGAAAGTGCCCGTCTGGGCGCGCAGGCGGCCAACGGAAATGCCGAAGCGCTGCGCGGTGCGGCGCAGGTGGCGGTCATCGCTGATGTGGTGCGCAGCTACCTGGATCTCTCCGTCGCGCAGGCACAGGCAGATCTGCTGGGAAAACAACTGGCCGTTGATGCGCGCGGCGAACAGTTGGCCCTGGTGCGGCAGCGCCTGCATCTAGACGAGCCTGGCGAACTGGATCGCCTGCGTGCTCGGCAGGCGGCCACACGCGCTGCCATTGCACAGGCGGATGAAAGCGCAGGCAACGCCGCGCGTGCGCTGGCGCTGCTGCTGGGGCGCGAGGGTCCGGATCCGGCCTGGAATGCCTACCGCACGCCGCCGCAGTTGAGCGCCTTCACCCTGCGGGAGGTGCCCGCCGATCTGCTGCGCCATCGCCCGCAGATCCTGCTGGCCGAGGCCGATGTACTGCAGGCCACCGCCGAGAAGGGCAGTGCTCGCGCGGCGATGTTCCCGAGACTGAGTCTGGGCGGTTCCATCCTGTACGCCTACAACCTCACCCAGAACGCTCGCTCCAATTCCGATTCCAGCCCGTCGATCGGTCCCTACATCGACATTCCCCTGTGGGATTGGGGCCAGCGGCGCGCGCGCTACCAGTCCGACAACAAGCAACTGGATGCGGCGTTGCTGGGCTACCGCCAGGCCGTACTGCAGGGCGTGGCTGAAGTGGAAGGCGCACTGGGCAGCCTGGCTCGCCAGGACAGCAGCATCCGCTCGCTGCAGGTGGCAGACGAAGCGACCCGGCAGCAGGTCGCACGACAGGCACGGCAGGTGCAGCTTGGCCTCTCCAGTGAGTTCGACGGGCTGGATAGCCAGCGTGCGGCGCTGTCCGCGCACGCCGATCTGATTGGCGCGCAGGGCGCGCGCGTGCTCGCCTTCGCATCCCTGTACCGCGCAGTGGGTGGCGCACCCTTGCCGGTCGAACCGGAAGGCGAGGCGCAATGA
- a CDS encoding helix-turn-helix domain-containing protein: MLVALMDGCAHTASELAGVAGISPQTASTHLRRLLDGGILAVAVQGRHRYHRLASSEVADMLEGILRFSDQRPPLSPRTVRVDAGFRRARTCYRHLAGEYAVAISDHLLAIGAIVAAADHWQMTAHGADVLRAVGEPLAALIERSPRVTPERYCRGCLDCTERRPHMAGMVGEALLESFLQNRWLRRLEGRRDLGITPAGQAAFRRLFDVGA; the protein is encoded by the coding sequence ATGCTGGTGGCGTTGATGGACGGCTGCGCCCACACGGCATCCGAACTGGCTGGCGTTGCTGGCATCTCGCCGCAGACCGCAAGCACTCATCTGCGGAGGTTGCTGGACGGCGGCATCCTGGCCGTGGCGGTACAGGGACGGCACCGTTATCACCGGCTCGCTTCGAGCGAGGTCGCTGACATGCTGGAAGGCATCCTGCGTTTCAGCGATCAACGGCCACCGCTCTCGCCACGCACCGTTCGGGTCGATGCCGGCTTCCGTCGGGCGCGCACGTGCTATCGGCATCTGGCTGGTGAATACGCCGTTGCCATCTCCGATCATCTGCTTGCCATCGGAGCGATAGTCGCGGCCGCAGACCATTGGCAGATGACGGCTCATGGCGCCGACGTCCTGCGCGCCGTGGGCGAGCCGCTGGCAGCGCTGATCGAGCGATCGCCGCGGGTGACGCCAGAGCGCTACTGCCGAGGGTGCCTGGACTGTACCGAGCGCCGTCCGCATATGGCCGGCATGGTCGGCGAAGCGCTGCTGGAGAGTTTCCTGCAGAACCGCTGGCTGCGTCGCCTTGAAGGCCGGCGCGACCTTGGGATCACGCCGGCCGGGCAGGCGGCCTTCCGCAGGTTGTTCGATGTAGGCGCCTGA
- the pgsA gene encoding CDP-diacylglycerol--glycerol-3-phosphate 3-phosphatidyltransferase, with protein MTLTLPTWLTLLRIVMIPVLVLVFYLPYTWTNFASAAIFGLAAITDWLDGWIARRYGLESAFGAFLDPVADKLMVAVALFLIVQGHPTPWMAFWAAVIVGREIAVSALREWMAELGQRAKVRVAMIGKVKTTAQMVALLCLLYSVAPNVPVDDIWMGPPVFHIGDWTLAIAAVLTLWSGLQYLHAAWPSLRDDERAARERSRQKKLGNG; from the coding sequence ATGACGTTGACCCTCCCCACCTGGCTGACCCTGTTGCGGATCGTGATGATCCCGGTGCTGGTGCTGGTGTTCTACCTGCCCTACACCTGGACCAACTTCGCATCGGCGGCAATCTTCGGCCTGGCTGCGATCACGGACTGGCTTGATGGCTGGATCGCCCGTCGTTACGGCCTGGAGTCGGCGTTCGGTGCCTTCCTCGACCCGGTCGCGGACAAGCTGATGGTGGCGGTGGCGCTGTTCCTGATCGTGCAGGGGCATCCGACGCCGTGGATGGCGTTCTGGGCGGCGGTGATCGTTGGCCGCGAGATTGCAGTGTCGGCGCTGCGCGAGTGGATGGCCGAACTCGGCCAGCGCGCCAAGGTGCGTGTGGCGATGATCGGCAAGGTCAAGACCACCGCACAGATGGTCGCGCTGCTGTGCCTGTTGTATTCGGTGGCGCCGAATGTGCCGGTGGACGACATCTGGATGGGCCCGCCGGTATTCCATATCGGTGACTGGACCCTGGCCATTGCCGCAGTGCTGACCCTGTGGTCGGGCCTGCAGTACCTGCACGCCGCCTGGCCCAGCCTGCGTGACGACGAGCGCGCCGCGCGCGAGCGTTCGCGGCAGAAGAAGCTGGGCAACGGCTGA
- the uvrC gene encoding excinuclease ABC subunit UvrC, protein MTVVPVPPFDGKAFAAQLSTAPGVYRMYAADDTLLYVGKARALRNRVGSYFNGSPKNARIMSMLSQIVRMDVTVTRSEAEALLLENQLIKSLSPRYNVSLRDDKTYPHVLLTREDWPRIALHRGPRAIPGRYFGPYPGVTAVRETLNLMHKLFKLRSCEDSVFRNRSRPCLQYQIGRCSAPCVELVPAADYAESVRRAAMFLEGKSDELTRELGEQMQTASEALEFEQAARLRDLITSLRSMQTRQYVDGRAADLDVLAVAMQGSQACVMLLAFRDGRNLGTRPFFPRTNGEESADEVLAAFVSQYYIEFEPPREILLDREIPDADLIGSALSASAERKVQLKWNVRGERAGYLELASRNAQLTLATEINSRTAQHARSEALRVMLGLAEPVKRVECFDISHTMGEATVASCVVFDAAGPVRAQYRRFNISGIEPGDDYAAMRQAIDRRFRRAVEEQGVLPDVLLIDGGAGQLAQAQAALADLGVDGVLLVGVAKGAERRAGHEALVMPDGREQRPGAANPALQFIQQVRDEAHRFAITGHRGRRQKARMTSKLEDIAGIGPRRRASLLKHFGGLVGLKAAGEAEIAKVEGINDALAARIYANLHGLATPDPAE, encoded by the coding sequence ATGACTGTTGTTCCCGTCCCACCCTTCGATGGCAAGGCATTCGCGGCCCAGCTGAGTACCGCCCCGGGCGTGTACCGCATGTACGCCGCCGATGACACGCTGCTGTACGTCGGCAAGGCCCGCGCGCTGCGCAACCGCGTGGGCAGCTATTTCAACGGCAGTCCGAAGAACGCGCGCATCATGTCGATGCTCTCGCAGATCGTGCGCATGGACGTGACCGTGACGCGCTCGGAAGCCGAAGCGCTGCTGCTGGAAAACCAGCTGATCAAGTCATTGTCGCCGCGCTACAACGTGTCCCTGCGCGACGACAAGACCTACCCGCATGTGCTGCTGACCCGCGAGGACTGGCCGCGCATCGCCCTGCATCGCGGACCGCGTGCGATTCCAGGTCGCTACTTCGGTCCGTATCCCGGCGTTACCGCGGTGCGCGAAACGCTGAACCTGATGCACAAGCTGTTCAAGCTGCGCAGCTGCGAGGACAGCGTGTTCCGCAACCGCTCGCGGCCCTGCCTGCAGTATCAGATCGGGCGCTGCAGCGCGCCGTGCGTGGAACTGGTGCCGGCCGCGGACTACGCCGAGTCGGTGCGCCGCGCGGCGATGTTCCTGGAAGGCAAGAGCGATGAACTGACCCGGGAGCTGGGCGAGCAGATGCAGACTGCCAGCGAAGCGCTGGAATTCGAGCAGGCCGCCCGTCTGCGCGATCTGATCACCTCGTTGCGCAGCATGCAGACCCGCCAGTACGTGGACGGCCGTGCTGCCGACCTGGACGTGCTGGCGGTGGCCATGCAGGGTTCGCAGGCCTGCGTGATGCTGCTGGCCTTCCGTGACGGCCGCAACCTGGGCACCCGTCCATTCTTTCCGCGCACCAACGGCGAGGAAAGCGCGGATGAAGTACTGGCCGCCTTTGTTTCGCAGTACTACATCGAATTCGAGCCGCCGCGCGAGATCCTGCTCGACCGCGAAATTCCCGATGCCGACTTGATTGGTTCGGCGCTGTCGGCCTCGGCCGAGCGCAAGGTGCAGTTGAAATGGAACGTCCGTGGCGAGCGCGCCGGCTACCTGGAGCTGGCCAGCCGCAACGCGCAGTTGACCCTGGCGACCGAGATCAACAGCCGCACCGCGCAGCACGCGCGCAGCGAAGCGTTGCGGGTCATGCTGGGGCTGGCCGAACCGGTGAAGCGGGTGGAGTGCTTCGACATCAGCCACACCATGGGCGAAGCCACCGTGGCCTCCTGCGTGGTGTTCGATGCCGCAGGCCCGGTGCGCGCGCAGTACCGCCGTTTCAACATCAGCGGCATCGAGCCGGGTGATGATTACGCCGCGATGCGCCAGGCCATCGACCGCCGCTTCCGCCGCGCGGTGGAAGAGCAGGGCGTGTTGCCGGACGTGCTGCTGATCGACGGTGGTGCCGGGCAACTGGCACAGGCGCAGGCGGCGCTGGCGGACCTGGGGGTGGACGGTGTGCTGCTGGTGGGCGTAGCCAAAGGTGCGGAACGTCGCGCCGGCCATGAAGCCCTGGTGATGCCCGATGGTCGCGAACAGCGCCCGGGTGCGGCCAATCCCGCCCTGCAGTTCATCCAGCAGGTGCGCGATGAAGCGCATCGCTTTGCCATCACCGGCCATCGCGGGCGGCGGCAGAAGGCCCGCATGACCAGCAAGCTGGAAGACATCGCCGGCATCGGTCCGCGCCGACGTGCCAGCCTGTTGAAGCATTTCGGCGGTCTGGTCGGCCTGAAAGCGGCCGGTGAAGCTGAAATCGCCAAGGTTGAAGGCATCAATGACGCCCTCGCGGCACGCATCTACGCTAACCTGCACGGGTTGGCCACGCCGGATCCGGCCGAGTAA
- a CDS encoding ABC transporter permease: MIALARKTLVYEWRRFLPVVLAMCFAGVLLIVQAALVLGIFGTAAIYVKASSADVWAGFAGTQSVNYGHAVSADVESRLRMDPDVTRVEPYEWVDGEWRSNGPGTGNVSVYLSGISTADDAMMFSRILPPGLRAQLREPGVVIVDSADLDTLGVDLRSNLAWINGKAVRVVAAQPGLRGLGGVNVLASLDTARAIAGTDPHEGSTYFVAGTRSPELAGRVRDRLSASTGHPASVEFWTAPEFASRSQQYWLFDTGAGIAVLFMAVIVCFVGAVITNQSFAAVVAGSVREYATLNALGAGRYALARVVFEQAVLIGGVGMLLAAAFSTVVLLAAQTQRVPVQLTPIVVLGCVALVAVMAMLSSIMAVRSVVRSDPSLLLR; this comes from the coding sequence ATGATCGCGCTTGCCCGCAAAACCCTTGTTTACGAGTGGCGCCGGTTCCTGCCGGTGGTGCTGGCAATGTGTTTTGCCGGTGTGCTGCTGATCGTGCAGGCAGCACTGGTGCTGGGCATCTTCGGCACCGCTGCGATTTACGTGAAGGCGTCCAGCGCCGATGTATGGGCTGGTTTTGCTGGAACGCAGAGCGTGAACTACGGCCATGCGGTCAGCGCGGATGTCGAAAGCCGGCTGCGCATGGACCCGGATGTCACCCGCGTCGAGCCCTACGAATGGGTCGACGGCGAGTGGCGCTCCAACGGCCCGGGTACCGGCAATGTGTCGGTGTATCTGTCCGGTATCTCCACCGCGGACGACGCGATGATGTTCTCGCGCATCCTGCCGCCTGGGCTGCGTGCGCAGTTGCGCGAACCCGGTGTGGTGATCGTCGACAGCGCGGACCTGGATACGCTGGGCGTCGATCTGCGCAGCAACCTTGCCTGGATCAACGGCAAGGCTGTGCGCGTGGTTGCCGCGCAACCCGGCCTGCGCGGTCTCGGCGGTGTAAATGTTCTGGCGTCACTGGACACTGCGCGTGCCATTGCCGGAACCGACCCGCATGAAGGCAGTACCTATTTCGTCGCGGGCACGCGATCACCGGAGCTGGCCGGTCGTGTGCGTGATCGGCTCAGCGCATCCACAGGCCACCCCGCGTCCGTTGAATTCTGGACAGCACCGGAGTTCGCCAGCCGCTCGCAGCAGTACTGGCTGTTCGACACCGGTGCCGGCATCGCGGTGCTGTTCATGGCGGTCATCGTCTGCTTCGTCGGCGCGGTGATCACCAACCAGTCGTTCGCGGCGGTGGTGGCCGGTTCCGTGCGCGAGTACGCCACCCTCAATGCGCTCGGTGCAGGCCGCTATGCGCTGGCACGGGTGGTGTTCGAACAGGCCGTGCTGATCGGCGGCGTCGGCATGCTGCTGGCCGCAGCCTTCAGCACGGTGGTGCTGCTGGCCGCACAGACCCAGCGCGTGCCGGTGCAGCTGACGCCGATAGTGGTCCTTGGCTGCGTGGCGCTGGTCGCGGTGATGGCCATGCTGTCGAGCATCATGGCAGTGCGCAGCGTTGTCCGCTCCGATCCATCGTTGCTGTTGCGTTGA
- a CDS encoding DUF4124 domain-containing protein has protein sequence MNMKPGIALALLLVAPLASAQVYKCKGASGETVYSQNACTAGAEPMKLRSNRAASQSVGELTNRTAVYRTAEMNDAGIAERNCLQSEQSRIYGPFESRSQAVNQQVADLNRQLAAAGSNLAGATSESGIRAQISSLQQSLSLERTSADSQMSTARERCSSARREREKEVHEKYSNAPASSS, from the coding sequence ATGAACATGAAACCTGGCATCGCGCTGGCGCTGCTGCTGGTCGCGCCGCTGGCGTCGGCGCAGGTCTACAAGTGCAAGGGTGCGTCCGGTGAGACCGTCTACTCGCAGAACGCCTGTACCGCGGGCGCGGAGCCGATGAAGCTGCGTTCCAATCGCGCGGCATCGCAATCGGTTGGCGAGCTTACCAACCGCACCGCGGTCTACCGCACTGCCGAAATGAATGACGCCGGCATTGCCGAGCGCAACTGCCTGCAGAGCGAACAGTCGCGCATCTATGGCCCATTCGAATCGCGCAGCCAGGCGGTCAATCAACAAGTGGCCGATCTGAACCGGCAACTGGCTGCTGCCGGCAGCAATCTGGCCGGCGCCACCAGCGAATCCGGCATCCGTGCGCAGATCTCCAGCCTGCAACAGTCGTTGAGCTTGGAGCGCACCTCGGCCGATAGCCAGATGTCGACGGCCCGCGAGCGCTGTTCGAGCGCGCGCCGTGAACGCGAAAAAGAGGTGCACGAGAAGTACTCGAACGCGCCAGCGTCTTCTTCCTGA
- a CDS encoding DUF998 domain-containing protein yields the protein MRNLAIQQAVYLPLGAMLALIAFAFSVPGYHPLSQHLSELGLMPGLPAKAVQVGPMVSGLAIILFSLALLAHGRRFALTVLTSSLFGVSMVSNGVFTTGSPLHGLYGIGIFSILTPLPFLAELGPQASTRVAWFARASSLLGMAYLWLMMSGFDPEPYRGLTQRLALLPAFGWYTLAALELRSFRR from the coding sequence GTGCGAAACCTGGCGATCCAGCAGGCCGTGTACCTCCCCCTCGGTGCCATGCTGGCCCTGATCGCCTTTGCATTCAGCGTGCCCGGTTACCACCCGCTCTCGCAGCACCTCAGCGAGCTGGGCCTGATGCCGGGGCTGCCGGCCAAGGCGGTGCAGGTCGGCCCGATGGTCAGTGGCTTGGCCATCATCCTCTTCAGCCTCGCGTTGCTCGCCCACGGCCGCCGTTTCGCGCTCACTGTGCTCACCTCCAGCCTGTTCGGGGTGTCCATGGTCAGCAATGGCGTCTTCACCACGGGCAGCCCGCTGCATGGCCTCTATGGCATCGGCATCTTCTCGATCCTGACCCCGCTGCCGTTCCTCGCAGAGCTGGGCCCACAGGCGTCAACGCGCGTGGCATGGTTTGCGCGCGCCAGCTCGCTGCTGGGCATGGCTTATCTGTGGCTGATGATGTCCGGCTTCGATCCGGAGCCCTATCGCGGCCTCACCCAGCGCCTTGCGCTGCTACCCGCGTTCGGCTGGTACACCCTGGCGGCGCTGGAGCTGCGTTCATTCCGGCGCTGA
- a CDS encoding HlyD family efflux transporter periplasmic adaptor subunit, producing MTRMPPLFSLSISLGAALLLGACSRDAPVPAQPAASTSTSADKVAVARGIIDVEGGLIALVPSMDGPVSTAPVKEGAVVRKGDVLLTLDGALLEQEVGMANADLALATDRLKGSQVQLRELERNAARLAAGASEGVSSNQQADAARQQLAGVRADVDVAGAQVEMAQHKLEHARLKLRQMSLTAPDAGTVVGQVPGVGAFVQAGKPAMSLLPARPLQVRAELGAAYVDAVQVGMRATVVIDSDGAEGKALPAARVVRISPVFAAARLPEDAGRGVARVVECVLEFESAAKARVGQHVRVEFRK from the coding sequence ATGACCAGAATGCCGCCGTTGTTTTCCCTCAGCATCTCCTTGGGCGCGGCATTGCTGCTGGGTGCCTGCAGCAGGGATGCACCCGTACCCGCACAGCCGGCCGCGTCCACGTCCACCAGTGCAGACAAGGTGGCCGTCGCCCGCGGCATCATCGATGTGGAGGGCGGGCTGATCGCACTGGTGCCATCGATGGATGGCCCGGTCAGCACCGCGCCGGTGAAGGAAGGGGCGGTGGTCCGCAAGGGCGATGTCCTGCTCACCCTGGATGGCGCACTGCTTGAACAGGAAGTGGGCATGGCCAACGCCGATCTCGCGCTCGCCACCGACCGGCTGAAGGGCAGCCAGGTGCAACTGCGGGAGTTGGAGCGCAATGCCGCCCGGCTGGCTGCCGGCGCCAGTGAAGGCGTCTCTTCCAATCAGCAGGCCGACGCAGCCAGGCAGCAATTGGCTGGGGTTCGCGCCGATGTCGATGTGGCCGGAGCGCAGGTCGAGATGGCCCAGCACAAGTTGGAGCACGCCAGACTCAAGCTGCGGCAGATGTCGCTGACCGCGCCGGATGCCGGCACCGTGGTTGGCCAGGTGCCCGGCGTGGGGGCGTTCGTGCAGGCTGGAAAGCCAGCGATGTCATTGCTTCCGGCTCGACCGTTGCAGGTGCGCGCCGAACTGGGCGCGGCCTATGTCGATGCCGTGCAGGTTGGCATGCGTGCGACGGTGGTGATCGACAGCGATGGTGCCGAGGGCAAGGCGCTGCCGGCGGCACGTGTGGTCCGCATCAGCCCGGTGTTCGCGGCGGCGCGATTGCCCGAAGACGCAGGGCGTGGCGTGGCCAGGGTGGTGGAGTGCGTGCTGGAGTTCGAGAGTGCGGCAAAGGCGCGCGTCGGCCAGCACGTGCGGGTGGAGTTCCGGAAGTAA
- a CDS encoding low molecular weight protein-tyrosine-phosphatase: MKLLVVCLGNICRSPMAEGALRARLEASALAGRVQVDSAGTGDWHVGQPPDRRAIACAARHGVDLGGLRARQLQPQDFDAFDWILCADEANLRDAARLATAAQRERLALYLPWSGGQGERAIPDPYTGGSDHFEQVWSLVDAAAERTVARLLHHADSGIIGP, translated from the coding sequence ATGAAGCTGCTGGTCGTCTGCCTCGGCAACATCTGCCGCTCGCCGATGGCCGAAGGTGCGCTGCGCGCCCGTCTGGAGGCCTCGGCGCTGGCCGGGCGGGTGCAGGTCGATTCGGCCGGTACCGGCGACTGGCATGTGGGCCAGCCACCCGACCGGCGCGCCATTGCGTGCGCGGCCAGGCATGGCGTGGACCTGGGGGGCTTGCGCGCGCGACAACTGCAGCCGCAGGACTTCGATGCCTTCGACTGGATCCTGTGCGCCGACGAAGCCAACCTGCGTGATGCCGCACGCCTTGCCACCGCCGCCCAGCGCGAGCGCTTGGCGCTGTACCTGCCATGGTCGGGCGGGCAGGGTGAACGCGCCATTCCCGATCCCTATACCGGTGGCAGCGATCATTTCGAACAGGTCTGGTCGCTGGTGGACGCTGCTGCCGAACGTACCGTGGCACGCCTGTTGCATCACGCCGACTCCGGCATAATCGGGCCATGA
- a CDS encoding NAD(P)/FAD-dependent oxidoreductase — protein sequence MPLTPTVNDYDLVIVGASFAGAACALAAAQYGLRVCVLERKADPGERLHTTGIVVKEAMEQTWLRRMPEHLVQRIARVRLYAPNLRNVLLAAPGYYFLTTDTPNLMRWLASELRVSGVDLRLRQSFTGACRDGDAWQVEGVGRTRYLVGADGARSRVAQRTGLGQVRDNLYGVEREFAGVQLPEGDALHCFVSRRFAPGYIGWAAQNPTGVQVGLAQRHDSARPRPPDIEGFLEHVRDVVGLPRSAEVAGTRAGLVPCGLPDGPITAPGVILTGDAAGVVSPLSAGGIHSSWRHGWAVGDAIGLHRRGKGPAAEQVARQSAPTFQRKRVLRWAMDHLQRDWPVDALLRTGPVRRLAEQIYFHRRGMRV from the coding sequence ATGCCTCTCACTCCCACCGTCAACGACTACGATCTGGTCATTGTTGGCGCCAGTTTTGCCGGTGCCGCCTGCGCACTCGCCGCCGCCCAGTACGGCCTGCGTGTCTGCGTGCTTGAACGCAAGGCCGACCCCGGCGAGCGGCTGCATACCACCGGCATCGTGGTGAAGGAGGCGATGGAACAGACCTGGCTGAGGCGAATGCCAGAACACCTGGTGCAACGCATCGCGCGCGTGCGCCTGTACGCGCCAAACCTGCGCAACGTGTTGCTGGCCGCACCGGGCTACTACTTCCTCACCACCGATACGCCGAACCTGATGCGTTGGCTGGCCAGCGAACTGCGTGTAAGTGGCGTGGACCTGAGGTTGCGGCAGTCGTTCACCGGCGCCTGCCGCGACGGCGATGCATGGCAGGTCGAAGGGGTAGGGCGCACGCGCTATCTGGTCGGCGCTGATGGTGCCCGTTCGCGAGTCGCGCAGCGCACCGGCCTGGGCCAGGTGCGCGACAACCTGTATGGCGTCGAGCGCGAGTTTGCCGGCGTGCAGTTGCCGGAAGGCGACGCCTTGCACTGCTTTGTCAGCCGCCGCTTCGCACCCGGTTACATCGGCTGGGCCGCGCAGAATCCCACCGGTGTGCAGGTGGGGCTGGCGCAGCGCCACGATTCCGCACGCCCCCGCCCGCCGGATATCGAAGGGTTCCTTGAACATGTGCGCGACGTGGTGGGCCTTCCGCGCTCGGCCGAGGTTGCCGGCACCCGTGCGGGGCTGGTGCCCTGCGGGTTGCCGGATGGCCCGATCACCGCGCCGGGCGTGATCCTTACCGGTGATGCAGCGGGTGTCGTCTCGCCATTGTCGGCCGGCGGCATCCACTCATCATGGCGGCACGGCTGGGCGGTCGGTGATGCGATCGGGCTGCATCGGCGCGGCAAGGGGCCCGCAGCTGAGCAGGTGGCACGGCAGTCGGCGCCCACGTTTCAACGCAAGCGCGTACTGCGCTGGGCCATGGACCACCTGCAGCGGGACTGGCCGGTCGACGCGCTGCTGCGTACCGGCCCGGTGCGCCGGCTGGCCGAACAAATCTATTTCCACCGACGGGGTATGAGGGTGTGA
- a CDS encoding flavin reductase, whose amino-acid sequence MTTLNEDGSANISPLSSFWALADRVVLGIGEQGQGCSNLLARGECVLNFADATQAAQVEAIARATARSPVPDSKRDMGYVHVRDKFALGGFSRVDSVRVAPPAIAECPLQVEVALLASHRPSGTPDQGFMIIEGQICRVHAHEAITVAGTQHIDVQRWAPLIYLFRHYVGITTPVARNFRADTPSQLPA is encoded by the coding sequence ATGACCACGCTGAATGAAGACGGCAGTGCGAACATCAGTCCGCTTTCTTCGTTCTGGGCGCTGGCCGACCGCGTGGTGCTCGGCATCGGCGAACAGGGCCAGGGCTGCAGCAATCTTCTGGCACGTGGCGAATGCGTGCTGAACTTCGCCGATGCCACGCAGGCGGCACAGGTTGAAGCCATCGCCCGTGCCACCGCGCGCAGCCCCGTGCCCGATTCGAAACGTGATATGGGTTACGTGCATGTGCGTGACAAATTCGCACTGGGCGGCTTCAGCCGCGTCGACTCGGTGCGGGTTGCACCGCCGGCGATCGCCGAATGCCCGCTGCAGGTGGAGGTCGCGCTGCTTGCCTCGCATCGACCCAGCGGAACACCGGATCAGGGTTTCATGATCATAGAGGGACAGATCTGCCGGGTGCATGCACACGAGGCGATCACCGTTGCAGGTACCCAGCACATCGACGTGCAGCGCTGGGCACCGCTGATCTACTTGTTCCGTCACTATGTGGGCATCACCACGCCGGTGGCACGCAACTTCCGTGCTGACACCCCTTCGCAGCTACCTGCATGA
- a CDS encoding ABC transporter ATP-binding protein, with protein MTNTSLMAPTLRADALHKGFLSGDVHVPVLRGLSLDIYPGELTLVSGPSGCGKSTLLSLMSGLSTPDGGRVHALGQDVSHMTRSEVERFRLHHVGFVFQGFNLFPALTALEQVQLPLGYRGMRNRDSEPLARQALEEVGLSHRSHMRPAQLSGGEKQRVAVARAFAKSPTLIFADEPTSALDAENGQRVIDILHRYARAHQATVLCVSHDPRLIRHADRVIAMEDGTVRDDRRQNETVEPSR; from the coding sequence ATGACGAACACCTCCCTCATGGCCCCGACCCTGCGTGCCGACGCGCTGCACAAAGGCTTCCTGTCCGGCGATGTGCACGTTCCCGTGCTGCGTGGCCTTTCGCTGGACATCTACCCTGGCGAACTGACCCTGGTGTCGGGCCCCTCCGGCTGCGGCAAGAGCACGCTGCTGTCGCTGATGTCCGGGCTCTCCACGCCCGACGGCGGTCGCGTGCATGCGCTTGGCCAGGACGTCAGCCACATGACCCGCAGCGAGGTGGAGCGCTTCCGCCTGCATCACGTCGGCTTCGTGTTCCAGGGCTTCAATCTGTTCCCGGCGCTGACCGCGCTGGAGCAGGTGCAGCTGCCGTTGGGCTATCGCGGCATGCGCAACCGCGACAGCGAACCGTTGGCACGACAAGCGCTGGAAGAGGTCGGCCTCTCGCATCGCAGCCACATGCGGCCGGCGCAGTTGTCCGGCGGTGAGAAGCAGCGCGTGGCAGTTGCCCGTGCGTTCGCCAAGTCACCCACGCTGATCTTTGCCGATGAGCCCACCAGCGCACTTGACGCCGAGAACGGCCAGCGAGTGATCGACATCCTGCACCGCTATGCACGCGCGCATCAGGCCACCGTGCTGTGTGTAAGCCACGATCCACGCCTGATCCGCCATGCGGATCGGGTGATCGCCATGGAAGACGGCACGGTCCGCGATGACCGCCGCCAGAACGAAACCGTAGAGCCCAGCCGATGA